One segment of Propionispora hippei DSM 15287 DNA contains the following:
- a CDS encoding GTP-binding protein — translation MKLITVAGPPAAGKTSVIIKVAGALQAAGKTVGVIKFDCLSTQDKELYDKKNIPVKIGLSGNLCPDHFFAINIEDAFAWGQGQGFEFLISESAGLCNRCAPHIRGVTAVCIIDNLSGIHTPQKVGPMLKLADMIIITKGDIVSQAEREVFAFRVRQVNPGAVILPVNGLTGQGAYEAGTFWNKAEDRDTLSGCRLRFSLPAATCSYCLGQTQIGDNYQMGNVRKMVW, via the coding sequence ATGAAGCTGATTACTGTAGCCGGTCCGCCGGCTGCCGGCAAAACATCGGTCATTATCAAGGTGGCCGGCGCTCTCCAGGCCGCCGGTAAAACGGTGGGGGTCATTAAATTTGATTGTCTTTCCACTCAGGATAAGGAGTTATATGATAAAAAGAACATACCGGTAAAAATCGGGTTATCGGGCAACCTTTGCCCTGATCACTTTTTTGCAATCAACATAGAAGATGCTTTCGCCTGGGGTCAGGGACAGGGTTTTGAGTTTTTAATCAGTGAAAGCGCCGGGTTATGCAACCGGTGTGCTCCTCATATCCGGGGCGTTACGGCGGTTTGTATCATTGATAATCTCAGCGGCATTCATACGCCGCAGAAGGTCGGCCCCATGTTAAAGCTTGCGGATATGATCATCATCACCAAGGGTGACATTGTTTCCCAGGCAGAACGGGAGGTTTTTGCTTTCCGGGTTAGGCAGGTTAATCCGGGAGCGGTGATTTTGCCTGTAAACGGTTTAACCGGGCAGGGCGCTTATGAGGCCGGTACGTTTTGGAATAAGGCGGAAGACCGGGATACGTTGTCCGGCTGCCGTTTGCGTTTTTCCCTGCCGGCAGCAACCTGCTCTTATTGTTTGGGCCAAACCCAAATCGGCGACAATTATCAAATGGGCAATGTGCGGAAGATGGTCTGGTAA